A part of Rhinoderma darwinii isolate aRhiDar2 chromosome 1, aRhiDar2.hap1, whole genome shotgun sequence genomic DNA contains:
- the LOC142665035 gene encoding uncharacterized protein LOC142665035 isoform X2, with amino-acid sequence MEPQTEAARTWTLPETHTLLDLIQDMGFTQALTRKGYQNWEVFERLCVLLSRCNIQVSSVEVKSHWQTLKAKFLSVKRLVTMGLIRVPGIAVEFPFYEEMEQLLTPQSKTRSCKREADSSVSDLEGQNFPSSALSVSGMLSHNEGQAASSSNQEADEGAGLVREAPLGGL; translated from the exons ATGGAGCCTCAGACAGAAGCTGCTCGGACATGGACACTGCCAGAGACTCACACGCTCCTCGACCTTATCCAAGATATGGGCTTCACACAGGCGCTGACCCGAAAAGGCTACCAGAACTGGGAAGTGTTTGAGAGGCTTTGTGTGCTACTGAGTCGCTGTAACATCCAAGTCAG TTCGGTGGAAGTGAAGTCCCACTGGCAGACACTGAAGGCGAAGTTCTTGAGTGTGAAACGCCTGGTGACCATGGGCCTGATCCGGGTTCCCGGCATTGCAGTCGAATTCCCATTCTATGAAGAAATGGAGCAGCTACTTACTCCACAGAGCAAAACCAGAAGCTGCAAGCGGGAGGCGGACAGTAGCG TTTCAGATCTAGAAGGTCAGAACTTCCCATCATCCGCCCTTTCTGTTTCTGGAATGTTGTCCCACAATGAAGGCCAAGCAGCTTCTTCCAGCAACCAGGAGGCTGATGAGGGAGCAGGCCTGGTCAGGGAGGCTCCACTGGGAGGTTTGTAA
- the LOC142665035 gene encoding uncharacterized protein LOC142665035 isoform X1, which yields MEPQTEAARTWTLPETHTLLDLIQDMGFTQALTRKGYQNWEVFERLCVLLSRCNIQVSSVEVKSHWQTLKAKFLSVKRLVTMGLIRVPGIAVEFPFYEEMEQLLTPQSKTRSCKREADSSVSDLEGQNFPSSALSVSGMLSHNEGQAASSSNQEADEGAGLVREAPLGDLSGNARMFRAVNFHRRVVILRRTIRQLFDSIERLEHLCGVAERPSVPLDYMCSDALQMTHQP from the exons ATGGAGCCTCAGACAGAAGCTGCTCGGACATGGACACTGCCAGAGACTCACACGCTCCTCGACCTTATCCAAGATATGGGCTTCACACAGGCGCTGACCCGAAAAGGCTACCAGAACTGGGAAGTGTTTGAGAGGCTTTGTGTGCTACTGAGTCGCTGTAACATCCAAGTCAG TTCGGTGGAAGTGAAGTCCCACTGGCAGACACTGAAGGCGAAGTTCTTGAGTGTGAAACGCCTGGTGACCATGGGCCTGATCCGGGTTCCCGGCATTGCAGTCGAATTCCCATTCTATGAAGAAATGGAGCAGCTACTTACTCCACAGAGCAAAACCAGAAGCTGCAAGCGGGAGGCGGACAGTAGCG TTTCAGATCTAGAAGGTCAGAACTTCCCATCATCCGCCCTTTCTGTTTCTGGAATGTTGTCCCACAATGAAGGCCAAGCAGCTTCTTCCAGCAACCAGGAGGCTGATGAGGGAGCAGGCCTGGTCAGGGAGGCTCCACTGGGAG ATCTGTCAGGGAACGCCAGGATGTTCAGAGCTGTCAATTTTCATAGACGGGTGGTTATTCTCCGCCGTACAATTCGCCAACTCTTTGATTCGATTGAGCGTCTTGAGCACCTGTGTGGAGTGGCAGAGCGGCCGTCTGTCCCGCTGGATTACATGTGCTCTGATGCTCTGCAGATGACCCACCAGCCATAA